One genomic segment of Gottschalkia acidurici 9a includes these proteins:
- the lpdA gene encoding dihydrolipoyl dehydrogenase translates to MTQGIYDVVVIGGGPAGYVGAIKAAQLGGKVAIVEKDEFGGTCLNRGCIPTKTYVKNAELIHGLAELKSRGVKLGDSSFELDMKKIVSYKNRVVKKLTGGIGLLLKTYDIDVFKGIGTITKDKKVAVDSGEVLETKKIILAGGSNVARIPIKGIDNSKVLTSDEILDLQELPKRLAVVGGGVIGTEIATVFNAYGVEVSIVHSQEKLLNMVDEELSDELMKAFKKSGIKMLTSSKLVEIEDKGDSVLLHLEGKDPVEADLVLMAIGRSPNLEGIGEIELETNRGAIVVNEKMETSVEGIYAPGDVNATLMLAHSASKMAEVAAVNALGGDEVYDGSKTPSCIYTIPEVSTVGLQEKEAREKYSNVGVGKFPFGSNGRALASGEREGFVKVVTNNDNGEILGVHIVGVNAAEMINEAAALIQAGVTAEKLAEMVHAHPTYSECLMEAAADTFDKCIHLPKK, encoded by the coding sequence ATGACTCAAGGAATTTATGATGTTGTAGTTATAGGTGGAGGACCAGCGGGATATGTAGGAGCTATAAAAGCTGCACAACTTGGTGGGAAAGTTGCTATAGTAGAAAAAGATGAATTTGGTGGTACATGCTTAAATAGAGGATGTATACCTACAAAAACTTATGTTAAAAATGCAGAATTAATACATGGACTTGCAGAGTTAAAAAGTAGAGGAGTTAAGCTAGGTGATTCTTCTTTTGAATTAGACATGAAAAAAATAGTATCATATAAAAACAGAGTTGTGAAAAAGCTTACTGGTGGAATAGGTTTACTTTTAAAAACTTATGATATAGATGTATTTAAGGGAATTGGAACAATTACTAAAGATAAAAAAGTAGCTGTAGATAGCGGTGAAGTATTAGAAACTAAAAAGATAATACTAGCTGGAGGATCAAACGTGGCTAGAATTCCTATAAAAGGAATAGACAATTCTAAAGTACTTACTAGTGATGAAATACTAGATCTTCAAGAACTTCCAAAAAGACTTGCAGTAGTTGGTGGAGGAGTTATAGGTACGGAAATAGCTACAGTATTTAATGCTTATGGAGTAGAAGTAAGTATAGTTCATTCACAAGAAAAACTACTAAACATGGTAGATGAAGAGTTAAGTGATGAATTAATGAAAGCATTTAAGAAAAGTGGTATAAAAATGCTTACATCTTCTAAATTAGTAGAAATAGAAGATAAAGGTGACAGTGTATTACTTCACTTAGAAGGAAAAGACCCTGTTGAAGCAGACTTAGTACTAATGGCTATAGGAAGATCACCTAACCTAGAGGGAATTGGAGAAATCGAACTTGAAACAAACAGAGGTGCTATAGTTGTAAATGAAAAGATGGAGACAAGTGTAGAAGGAATCTATGCTCCTGGAGATGTAAACGCAACATTAATGCTTGCTCACTCAGCATCTAAAATGGCAGAAGTAGCAGCTGTAAATGCATTAGGTGGAGATGAAGTTTACGACGGATCAAAAACTCCATCATGTATATATACAATACCAGAAGTATCAACAGTTGGACTTCAAGAAAAAGAAGCAAGAGAAAAATACTCTAACGTAGGAGTAGGTAAATTCCCATTCGGAAGCAATGGTAGAGCATTAGCATCTGGAGAAAGAGAAGGATTTGTAAAAGTTGTAACTAATAATGATAATGGTGAAATACTAGGAGTTCATATAGTTGGAGTTAATGCTGCTGAGATGATAAACGAAGCTGCTGCATTAATACAAGCAGGAGTTACTGCAGAAAAATTAGCAGAAATGGTTCATGCACACCCAACTTACTCAGAATGTCTTATGGAAGCAGCTGCAGATACATTTGATAAATGTATACACCTGCCAAAAAAATAA
- a CDS encoding diacylglycerol/lipid kinase family protein has translation MAYMKKVKVIYNPSAGRQTIQKRINTICNILMNNGYIVGKFATRGKNDAMNETIKCCEEDWDILIACGGDGTINEVATGIVKGKRKIPVAILAAGTVNDFATFMNLPRSAKEFANMIMRENIIDVDLGKVNDKYFVNVLAGGLLSNVAHQVPVEAKTVLGRSAYYIAGLREVPKQMLNALNVSIKSEEYNSQDDVFLFLVTNSSSIGGFKKLAPKAQVEDGLLDCIIIKKCEILDIVSIFISLLKGDHINNPNVVYFKTKKLKISSSNKAQFDIDGEYGGELPIALEVLPSSFSIFT, from the coding sequence ATGGCTTATATGAAGAAAGTAAAGGTAATATACAATCCTTCAGCAGGCAGACAAACCATACAGAAAAGAATAAATACAATATGCAATATTTTAATGAACAATGGATATATAGTAGGTAAATTCGCTACCCGAGGCAAAAATGATGCTATGAATGAAACAATAAAATGCTGTGAAGAAGATTGGGATATTTTAATAGCTTGTGGTGGCGATGGTACAATAAATGAAGTGGCAACAGGAATAGTCAAAGGAAAAAGAAAAATTCCCGTAGCTATACTTGCTGCAGGTACAGTGAATGACTTCGCTACGTTTATGAATCTACCTAGAAGTGCTAAAGAATTTGCGAATATGATTATGAGAGAAAATATAATAGATGTAGATTTAGGAAAAGTAAATGATAAATACTTTGTTAATGTATTAGCTGGTGGACTTTTGAGTAATGTGGCACATCAAGTTCCTGTAGAGGCTAAGACTGTACTAGGAAGATCTGCTTATTATATAGCAGGACTAAGAGAAGTACCAAAACAAATGTTAAATGCATTAAATGTTTCTATAAAAAGTGAAGAGTATAACTCACAAGATGATGTCTTTTTATTTTTAGTAACTAATAGCTCATCTATAGGAGGATTCAAAAAATTAGCACCAAAAGCACAAGTTGAGGACGGACTACTTGACTGTATTATAATAAAAAAATGTGAAATACTAGACATCGTTTCTATATTTATAAGCCTATTAAAAGGTGACCATATAAATAATCCTAATGTCGTATACTTCAAAACCAAAAAGCTTAAAATAAGCTCTAGTAATAAAGCACAATTTGATATAGACGGAGAGTATGGTGGAGAACTACCAATAGCATTAGAGGTATTACCGAGTAGTTTTAGTATATTTACATAA
- a CDS encoding LacI family DNA-binding transcriptional regulator: protein MAATIKDVAKKAGVSISTVSRVINDSKPVSSEIRKRVLEVIEELEYKPNEVARSLVTKKSYLIGVIVTDLGDSYVAEMVRGIEEVGKMYDYDILLCSTFGDKEAELKYLRLLNTKQVEGIILISNTLNNELHEKTKQLRIPFVYLNRFYYQDYPTVKIDNFEASYEMTNYLIGLGHKDIAYISNNGDKFYLEKDKLEGYKKAISEHEDCEEIIYFSKDRDIEDGYDVARDIIGFNKEVTAIFCSYDELAIGVLNYLYDNDIKVPDEISVTGFGDIKIASIFRPTLTTIKEPFYDIGAVAIRRIIKELKGEIADNSDIILPFQIQKRGSSIKIK, encoded by the coding sequence GTGGCAGCTACAATAAAAGACGTTGCTAAAAAGGCTGGAGTATCTATATCTACAGTATCTAGGGTAATAAATGACTCAAAGCCAGTAAGTTCAGAGATAAGAAAAAGAGTTTTAGAAGTTATTGAAGAACTAGAATATAAGCCTAATGAAGTAGCTAGATCGCTAGTTACTAAAAAATCTTATTTAATAGGTGTAATAGTTACAGATTTAGGAGACTCATACGTTGCAGAAATGGTAAGAGGTATTGAGGAAGTCGGAAAAATGTATGATTATGATATATTACTATGTAGTACGTTTGGAGATAAAGAAGCGGAACTAAAATACCTGCGTTTACTAAATACTAAGCAAGTAGAAGGTATAATATTAATATCAAACACATTAAATAATGAATTACATGAAAAAACTAAGCAATTAAGAATACCTTTTGTATACCTAAATCGATTCTACTATCAAGACTATCCTACGGTAAAGATAGATAACTTTGAAGCATCATATGAAATGACGAATTATCTAATTGGTTTAGGGCATAAGGATATAGCATATATATCTAACAACGGAGATAAATTCTATTTAGAAAAGGATAAATTAGAAGGATATAAGAAAGCAATATCTGAACATGAAGATTGTGAAGAAATAATATATTTTAGTAAGGATAGAGACATAGAAGATGGTTATGATGTCGCAAGAGATATTATAGGCTTTAATAAAGAAGTTACAGCTATATTCTGTAGTTACGATGAATTAGCTATTGGGGTATTAAACTATTTATATGACAATGATATAAAAGTTCCAGATGAAATATCAGTTACAGGATTTGGAGATATTAAAATAGCTTCTATATTTAGACCGACACTAACTACGATAAAAGAACCTTTCTATGATATTGGAGCAGTTGCAATAAGACGAATAATAAAAGAACTAAAAGGTGAGATCGCAGATAACTCAGATATAATACTTCCTTTTCAAATTCAAAAGAGAGGTAGTAGTATAAAGATTAAGTAA
- a CDS encoding DUF896 domain-containing protein, giving the protein MITNEKIERINFLAKKSKEEGLSETEKKEQAKLRKEYIDCFKNNLRKQLDCIEFTD; this is encoded by the coding sequence ATGATAACTAATGAAAAAATTGAAAGAATAAACTTTTTAGCTAAGAAATCTAAAGAAGAAGGATTAAGTGAAACTGAAAAAAAAGAACAAGCTAAGTTAAGAAAAGAATATATAGATTGCTTTAAGAATAACCTTAGAAAACAACTAGACTGTATAGAGTTTACAGATTAA
- a CDS encoding chemotaxis protein CheW: MIEKQYVVFKLGEEEYGLDIMNVSEIILYQETVKLPNVPSFIDGIINYRGSVIPIICLKKRFNIELKDNDHNTRIIIININDNQVGFIVDEASQTIKIDDNDVDPAPDIVSGIDIKFITGVGKINDRLVLLVDLEKVLTDEERKEIHQMNV, encoded by the coding sequence ATGATTGAAAAACAATATGTAGTATTTAAACTAGGTGAAGAAGAATATGGGCTAGACATAATGAACGTAAGTGAAATAATTCTTTATCAAGAAACCGTTAAATTACCTAATGTTCCTAGCTTTATAGATGGAATAATTAATTATAGGGGAAGTGTAATACCTATTATATGTCTTAAAAAAAGATTTAACATAGAATTGAAAGATAATGATCATAATACAAGAATAATCATTATAAATATAAATGATAATCAGGTAGGATTTATAGTTGATGAGGCATCACAAACTATAAAAATAGATGACAATGATGTAGATCCTGCTCCTGATATAGTATCTGGTATTGATATAAAGTTTATAACAGGAGTAGGGAAAATTAATGATAGACTAGTTTTACTTGTAGACTTAGAGAAAGTTCTTACGGATGAAGAAAGAAAAGAAATACATCAAATGAATGTATAA
- a CDS encoding aminopeptidase, whose translation MIKKTDGKALQEKLTHKWRNVWEELEDSQLDIVKNMGEEYKIFLDKGKTEREVVSNIVKMAEENGYVSLESIIKKKIKVVPGTKIYANNKDKSVAMFIIGKEKIEDGMNIIASHVDSPRIDLKQFPLYEQDGLGLLKTHYYGGVKKYQWVTLPLSLHGVVIKSNGEKIHITIGEDEKDPVFFITDLLPHLAKDQMEKKMGEGITGEGLNILFGSIPYNDSEISEKVKLNILNILNEKYGIMEQDFTTAEFEIVPAGKARDVGIDRSMIGGYGQDDRVCVYTSLKSMLDTSTPNRTAVALFSDKEEVGSLGNTGMESRFFENAVAEIINLTEESYNELKLKRALANSKVLSADTVGAFDPNYPDVLDKRNSPFLGKGICLVKYTGARGKSSTNDANSEYISEIRKIFNNNNIIWQMGELGKVDQGGGGTIAYILANYGAEVVDCGVSLLSVHGPFEISSKADIYMTYEGYKAFYKEA comes from the coding sequence ATGATAAAAAAAACAGATGGTAAGGCACTTCAAGAGAAGTTAACTCATAAATGGAGAAATGTTTGGGAAGAGTTAGAAGATAGTCAATTAGATATAGTTAAAAATATGGGAGAAGAGTATAAAATTTTTCTAGACAAAGGAAAGACAGAGAGAGAAGTAGTTAGCAATATAGTAAAAATGGCAGAAGAGAATGGATATGTAAGTTTAGAAAGTATTATTAAAAAGAAAATAAAAGTGGTTCCAGGCACTAAAATATATGCAAATAATAAAGATAAATCGGTAGCTATGTTTATTATTGGAAAAGAAAAAATAGAAGATGGTATGAATATCATAGCATCTCATGTAGACTCTCCAAGAATAGATCTAAAACAATTTCCACTGTATGAGCAAGATGGACTAGGACTTCTTAAAACTCACTATTACGGTGGTGTTAAAAAGTATCAATGGGTAACTTTACCACTATCACTTCATGGAGTAGTTATAAAGTCAAATGGAGAAAAAATACATATAACTATAGGTGAAGATGAAAAAGATCCTGTATTCTTTATAACAGATCTTTTACCACATCTTGCGAAAGATCAAATGGAAAAAAAGATGGGTGAAGGAATTACCGGTGAAGGATTAAATATACTGTTCGGAAGTATACCATATAATGATAGTGAAATAAGCGAGAAAGTAAAATTAAATATACTAAATATATTAAATGAGAAATATGGAATAATGGAACAAGATTTCACTACAGCAGAATTTGAAATAGTGCCAGCTGGAAAAGCTAGAGATGTAGGTATAGATAGAAGTATGATAGGTGGATACGGTCAAGATGACAGAGTCTGTGTATATACATCGCTAAAATCAATGCTAGATACAAGCACTCCTAATAGGACAGCAGTAGCATTATTTTCAGATAAAGAAGAGGTTGGAAGTTTAGGAAATACAGGTATGGAATCAAGATTTTTTGAGAATGCAGTAGCGGAAATTATTAACTTAACAGAAGAAAGTTATAATGAGCTTAAGCTAAAAAGAGCATTAGCAAATTCTAAAGTTTTATCAGCAGATACAGTAGGAGCATTTGACCCGAATTATCCAGATGTATTAGATAAAAGAAATTCACCGTTTTTAGGAAAAGGAATTTGTTTAGTTAAGTACACTGGTGCAAGAGGTAAGTCATCTACAAACGATGCAAATTCAGAATATATTAGTGAAATAAGAAAGATATTTAATAATAATAATATTATTTGGCAGATGGGAGAATTAGGGAAAGTAGATCAAGGCGGTGGAGGAACTATCGCATATATATTAGCCAACTATGGTGCTGAAGTAGTTGACTGTGGAGTTAGCTTATTAAGTGTTCACGGACCCTTTGAGATATCAAGTAAAGCTGATATTTATATGACTTATGAAGGCTATAAAGCTTTCTATAAAGAAGCATAA
- a CDS encoding selenium metabolism-associated LysR family transcriptional regulator: MDFRQLETFIQVVKLKSFSKAAQKLYLTQPTITSHIQNLENELGTILLNRSGKSISPTGAGDLLYKYALNIVNMRNMAQFDLGVYKGRIQGHLEISISSIPRHYVLPVLLKDFINKYPDVTFSITDYDSKNVVDSIIEGDTDFGIIGADFNSPHLEYIKLIDDELCLITPNNNDYPWDNYTELDPQFLLNEKIILREKGSGSRHLIETQFEENNIDIEDLKVIAYIDDNDAIKRFVEMGLGVSFTSEKSIRREVEMGLLKPFSIKGFELKRTFYFVYHKKRQLSPLSKTFKDFVVEYIDKYDCL; this comes from the coding sequence TTGGACTTTAGACAACTAGAGACATTTATACAAGTTGTAAAGTTGAAAAGTTTCTCAAAAGCAGCACAAAAATTATATCTTACTCAACCAACTATAACTAGTCATATACAAAATTTAGAGAACGAATTAGGCACTATTTTATTAAATAGATCTGGAAAATCCATATCACCTACTGGTGCTGGTGACTTATTATATAAATACGCTCTTAATATTGTAAATATGCGCAACATGGCTCAGTTTGACCTTGGCGTATATAAGGGAAGAATACAGGGTCACTTAGAGATTAGTATTAGCTCTATTCCAAGACATTATGTATTGCCAGTTTTACTAAAAGATTTTATAAACAAATATCCTGACGTTACTTTTTCAATAACAGACTATGACTCTAAGAACGTAGTTGACAGTATAATAGAAGGTGATACTGATTTTGGTATAATAGGTGCTGATTTTAATTCTCCGCATTTAGAATATATAAAGCTAATTGATGATGAGTTATGTCTTATTACTCCTAATAACAATGACTATCCTTGGGATAATTATACAGAATTAGATCCTCAATTTTTGCTCAATGAAAAGATTATTCTTAGAGAAAAGGGATCTGGTTCTAGACACTTAATTGAAACTCAATTCGAAGAAAACAATATAGATATTGAGGACTTAAAGGTTATAGCTTATATTGATGATAATGATGCTATTAAAAGGTTTGTTGAAATGGGTTTAGGAGTTAGTTTTACTTCAGAAAAATCTATTCGTCGTGAAGTTGAGATGGGACTATTGAAACCGTTTTCCATAAAAGGTTTCGAGCTCAAAAGAACTTTCTACTTCGTTTATCATAAGAAAAGACAACTATCGCCTTTAAGTAAAACTTTCAAAGACTTCGTAGTGGAATATATTGATAAATATGATTGTTTGTAA
- a CDS encoding metal-dependent hydrolase: MDPVTHGIIGLGIATLSGEPSTINPITIGSILGAMSPDIDIVMKYWGDYKYLKHHRGPTHSIIALVLLSLVISAGLFFLFDGYTFTKIFIWTFLGGLSHTFFDGLNSYGVRPFMPFTKRKYLANLLMLYDPILTVLSISLVFLDIDRMSKIIIALTTVSIYILFRAKARDKAYRFLLRKYKLNILTDKVYVLPDLMNFLKWDFVIETSTYKLVGKINFITNKLQIIKTLQNTDHGLIEQAHSTELGLYFKEFTSSIIHTEVTEEDDKVVLKLIDLRYYIKSDFMHHATIEFNSDREHTRSVFHPYKYEKQILVEESI, from the coding sequence ATGGATCCAGTAACTCATGGAATTATAGGGTTAGGGATAGCTACGTTAAGTGGAGAACCAAGTACTATAAATCCTATAACTATAGGATCAATTTTAGGTGCGATGTCTCCTGATATAGACATAGTCATGAAATATTGGGGAGATTATAAATATTTAAAACATCATAGAGGGCCTACACATTCGATTATTGCACTAGTACTCTTATCTTTGGTAATATCGGCAGGACTGTTTTTTCTCTTTGATGGATATACGTTCACAAAAATTTTCATATGGACATTTTTAGGTGGACTATCGCATACTTTCTTTGATGGACTAAACTCATATGGAGTTAGGCCCTTTATGCCTTTTACAAAAAGAAAATATTTGGCAAACTTATTAATGCTTTATGATCCTATATTAACAGTTCTATCAATATCTTTAGTTTTTCTTGATATAGATAGAATGTCAAAAATCATAATAGCGTTAACTACAGTTTCAATTTATATACTTTTCAGAGCTAAAGCTAGAGATAAGGCTTATAGATTTTTATTAAGAAAATATAAATTAAATATATTAACAGACAAAGTATATGTATTACCTGACCTAATGAATTTTCTGAAATGGGATTTTGTAATAGAGACTAGTACTTACAAACTAGTGGGTAAAATAAATTTTATAACTAATAAACTACAGATTATAAAGACTTTACAAAATACGGATCATGGATTAATAGAACAAGCACATTCAACTGAGCTAGGTCTATACTTTAAGGAGTTCACATCTTCAATTATTCATACAGAAGTAACTGAGGAAGATGACAAAGTTGTATTAAAACTTATAGATTTAAGATACTATATTAAAAGTGACTTCATGCACCATGCTACGATAGAATTTAATAGTGATAGAGAACATACTAGATCTGTTTTTCATCCATATAAATATGAAAAGCAGATATTGGTAGAAGAAAGTATATAA
- the polA gene encoding DNA polymerase I, which translates to MSSKKLMIIDGNSLLHRAFYALPPLSTAEGIYTNGVYGFLTMFYKVIDEYKPDYISVVFDKKGPTFRHKEFADYKAGRAKTPDELLTQFPILKEVLDKLNISRLELDGFEADDLAGTLVKMGEEQGLNVIAVSGDKDYLQLASEKTSILLTRKGITELEIYDYDEVVKRYEMTPKQFIDLKGLMGDKSDNIPGVPGIGEKTGVKLLKEFKTIEGIYENIDSLRGKMKENLVEYRNQAFMSRRLSEIITTIPLNIDIEDMKIKEPNYEEISELYQKLEFKSLLEKIGGNYTDNKSEEIVELEYKIIDKIEDVEKVYSEIKKSGELTFKTSFENNPLTGEVLGLAIKYDPKDNYYINLEEIDKEVFFDISKEILEDRDIKKISHNIKEDIIILLRYGIDLQGIDFDSMIAQYLINPSQSNYDINLLTKEYLKRDIHSEEDILGKGKSKNFKDLDIEETSKFFVNIVDSIFNIRPTIEIILKEQEMEELFYDVEIPLATVLADMEYRGFTVDLESLKELGNEFDKKIEILTAEIYKYSETEFNINSPKQLGEILFNKLELPVIKKTKTGYSTNAEVLEKLIDSHPIVEKILEYRQIVKLKSTYVDGLINVMDKNTNKVHSSFNQTITTTGRISSTEPNLQNIPIRTEEGRKIRKVFIPKSEDYTLADADYSQIELRVLAHLSNDPKLIEAFFTGEDIHRRTASEVFDVPLDEVTSTMRSNAKAVNFGIIYGISDFGLSRDLNISRKQSKEYIDNYFERYTNVKGFMDSIIKDGKKKGYVETILKRRRYLPELSSRNFNIRSFGERMAMNTPIQGSAADIIKVAMVGVYYELKQRKLKSRLILQVHDELIVEAYKDEIEEVKELLRNIMEKSIKLNVPLKVDMKTGDSWYETK; encoded by the coding sequence TTGAGTTCTAAAAAACTAATGATAATAGACGGAAATAGTTTATTACATAGAGCTTTCTACGCGTTACCACCACTTTCTACAGCTGAAGGTATATATACAAATGGAGTATACGGATTTTTAACAATGTTCTATAAAGTTATAGATGAGTATAAACCAGACTACATAAGTGTGGTATTTGATAAAAAAGGGCCAACATTTAGACATAAGGAGTTCGCGGACTATAAAGCTGGAAGAGCTAAAACCCCTGATGAATTATTAACTCAATTTCCTATACTTAAAGAGGTGTTAGATAAACTAAATATAAGTAGACTTGAGTTAGATGGGTTTGAGGCAGATGATTTGGCTGGAACGTTGGTAAAAATGGGAGAAGAACAAGGGTTAAACGTTATTGCAGTGTCGGGAGATAAAGACTATTTACAACTTGCAAGTGAAAAAACTAGTATTCTTTTAACTAGAAAAGGAATTACGGAATTAGAAATATATGATTATGATGAAGTTGTGAAAAGATATGAGATGACTCCTAAGCAGTTTATAGACTTAAAGGGATTAATGGGTGATAAATCGGATAATATTCCTGGGGTGCCAGGAATCGGAGAGAAAACAGGAGTTAAACTTTTAAAGGAATTTAAGACCATAGAAGGAATATACGAAAATATAGATAGTCTGAGAGGCAAGATGAAAGAAAATCTAGTGGAATATAGGAATCAAGCGTTTATGAGTAGAAGACTATCTGAAATAATAACTACTATACCGCTAAATATAGATATAGAGGACATGAAGATAAAAGAGCCTAATTATGAAGAGATAAGTGAGCTATATCAAAAATTAGAGTTTAAAAGTCTCTTGGAAAAAATAGGTGGCAATTATACAGATAATAAGAGTGAAGAAATAGTTGAATTAGAATATAAAATAATAGACAAAATAGAAGATGTAGAAAAAGTATATAGTGAAATAAAAAAGTCAGGAGAATTGACATTTAAGACTTCATTTGAAAATAATCCTCTTACAGGAGAAGTTCTGGGTTTAGCAATTAAGTATGATCCTAAAGATAATTATTATATTAATTTAGAGGAAATAGATAAGGAAGTTTTCTTTGATATTTCTAAGGAAATATTAGAGGACAGAGATATAAAGAAAATAAGTCATAATATAAAAGAAGATATAATAATACTTTTAAGGTACGGTATAGATTTACAAGGTATTGACTTTGATAGCATGATAGCACAGTATCTAATTAATCCTTCACAAAGTAATTATGATATAAACCTATTAACTAAAGAGTATTTAAAAAGAGACATTCATAGTGAAGAAGATATTTTAGGAAAAGGTAAAAGTAAAAACTTTAAAGACTTGGACATTGAAGAAACTTCAAAATTCTTTGTAAATATAGTAGATAGCATATTCAATATAAGACCTACTATAGAAATAATTCTTAAAGAACAAGAGATGGAAGAGTTGTTCTATGACGTAGAAATTCCTTTAGCTACTGTACTAGCTGATATGGAGTATAGAGGATTTACAGTTGATCTTGAAAGCTTAAAGGAATTAGGAAATGAATTTGATAAGAAAATAGAAATTTTAACAGCAGAAATATATAAATACTCTGAAACAGAATTTAATATAAACTCTCCTAAACAGCTAGGAGAAATTCTGTTCAATAAATTAGAGCTTCCAGTTATAAAAAAGACTAAAACAGGATATTCAACTAATGCAGAGGTTCTAGAAAAACTCATAGATAGTCATCCTATAGTTGAAAAGATATTAGAATATAGGCAAATAGTGAAATTGAAGAGTACGTATGTAGATGGACTTATAAATGTAATGGATAAAAACACTAATAAAGTTCACTCAAGCTTTAATCAGACTATAACAACTACTGGAAGAATAAGTAGTACCGAGCCTAACCTACAAAATATACCTATAAGAACTGAAGAAGGAAGGAAAATTAGGAAAGTATTTATACCTAAAAGTGAAGACTATACTTTAGCAGATGCAGATTATTCTCAGATAGAATTAAGAGTTTTGGCTCATCTATCTAATGACCCGAAACTTATAGAAGCGTTTTTTACTGGAGAGGATATACATAGGAGAACAGCCTCGGAAGTATTCGATGTACCACTTGATGAAGTAACGTCAACAATGAGAAGCAATGCTAAAGCAGTTAACTTTGGAATAATATATGGAATAAGTGATTTTGGCCTTTCTAGAGACTTAAATATAAGTAGAAAACAGTCAAAAGAATATATAGATAATTACTTTGAAAGATATACAAATGTTAAAGGATTTATGGACTCTATAATAAAAGATGGAAAGAAAAAAGGATATGTTGAAACAATTTTAAAAAGAAGAAGATACTTGCCGGAGCTTAGTTCTAGAAACTTTAATATAAGATCATTTGGTGAAAGAATGGCTATGAATACACCTATACAAGGAAGTGCTGCTGATATAATTAAAGTTGCTATGGTTGGGGTATACTATGAGCTTAAGCAAAGAAAACTTAAATCTAGATTAATACTTCAGGTTCATGATGAGCTCATAGTAGAAGCATATAAAGATGAAATAGAGGAAGTTAAAGAGTTACTAAGAAATATTATGGAGAAATCTATAAAACTTAATGTTCCATTGAAAGTGGACATGAAGACGGGTGACAGTTGGTATGAAACAAAATAA
- the coaE gene encoding dephospho-CoA kinase (Dephospho-CoA kinase (CoaE) performs the final step in coenzyme A biosynthesis.), which translates to MKQNKAKVIGLTGGIATGKSTVSNILKEKGFKIIDADKIAREIVEVGSPAYKKILDYFGESILNNDETINRVYLGQKIFNSQTLRAKVNDITHPYIIEKISKEIGLYSSEDIIFLDVPLLLETIDKFEAKGICIDKLWIVYCDEKTEIERLMIRNNLSYEEAVKRVSAQMSIEEKKELADTIIDNTKDMETLIENIEKALKEIS; encoded by the coding sequence ATGAAACAAAATAAAGCGAAAGTAATAGGACTTACGGGAGGTATAGCTACAGGCAAGAGCACAGTGTCTAATATTTTAAAAGAAAAAGGATTTAAAATAATAGACGCAGATAAGATTGCAAGAGAGATTGTAGAAGTTGGAAGTCCAGCATATAAAAAAATATTAGATTATTTCGGAGAAAGTATCTTAAATAATGATGAAACTATAAATAGAGTATATTTAGGGCAAAAGATATTTAATAGTCAAACATTAAGGGCTAAAGTAAATGATATAACTCATCCTTATATTATAGAAAAAATAAGTAAGGAGATTGGACTTTATAGTTCAGAAGACATTATATTTTTAGATGTACCATTATTATTAGAAACTATAGATAAGTTCGAAGCAAAAGGAATATGTATAGATAAACTATGGATAGTATACTGTGATGAAAAAACAGAAATAGAAAGACTAATGATTAGAAATAACTTAAGTTATGAAGAAGCGGTAAAAAGAGTAAGCGCACAAATGTCTATAGAGGAAAAGAAGGAATTAGCAGATACTATTATAGATAACACAAAAGATATGGAAACTCTAATTGAAAACATAGAAAAAGCTTTAAAAGAAATCTCGTAG